In a genomic window of beta proteobacterium MWH-UniP1:
- a CDS encoding symmetrical bis(5'-nucleosyl)-tetraphosphatase, protein MATYVIGDVQGCCDSLEALVAQLPFSARRDRLWFVGDLVNRGPKSLKTLRRIISAERRAISVLGNHDLHLLALAAGARRAQPMDTISGILRAPDAKDLIDWLRKRPLAHAEDSTLMVHAGVMPNWNLRQTMTYAKEVSARLRSQHWADFLHEMVNQTKPHWADGIRGQRRMRAILNAFTRLRYITADGQAEFKSKLAPNQTPNLTPWFDVPGRKTIKNRIVFGHWSTLGLVVRPNLICLDTGCVWGRQMAAIRLEDQKLFIQNSLEGAAKGVTD, encoded by the coding sequence ATGGCAACTTATGTGATTGGTGATGTGCAGGGCTGCTGTGACAGCCTAGAAGCCCTGGTAGCGCAACTGCCCTTTTCTGCCCGGCGGGATCGGCTATGGTTTGTGGGCGACCTAGTCAATCGGGGGCCAAAATCTCTCAAAACCCTTCGCCGAATTATCTCGGCAGAGCGCCGTGCCATTAGTGTGCTGGGCAACCATGATTTACATCTGCTGGCATTGGCGGCAGGCGCGCGCCGTGCCCAGCCAATGGATACGATTTCTGGAATTCTGCGGGCGCCCGATGCAAAAGACTTGATCGACTGGCTGCGCAAACGGCCACTGGCACACGCCGAAGACAGCACCCTGATGGTTCACGCCGGTGTGATGCCCAACTGGAACTTGCGCCAAACCATGACCTATGCGAAAGAGGTGTCCGCTCGGCTACGCAGCCAACACTGGGCAGATTTTCTGCATGAGATGGTGAACCAGACCAAGCCCCACTGGGCTGATGGCATTCGCGGCCAAAGACGCATGCGGGCCATCTTAAATGCCTTCACACGCTTGCGCTACATCACCGCCGATGGACAGGCGGAATTCAAAAGCAAGCTTGCACCCAATCAAACACCGAACCTGACACCTTGGTTTGATGTGCCTGGCCGTAAGACCATAAAAAACCGAATCGTCTTTGGCCATTGGTCCACACTTGGATTGGTGGTTCGGCCCAACTTAATCTGTCTGGACACGGGCTGCGTCTGGGGACGGCAGATGGCGGCGATTCGGCTAGAAGACCAAAAACTATTTATTCAAAATAGTCTTGAGGGCGCAGCCAAAGGCGTAACGGACTGA
- a CDS encoding lysophospholipid acyltransferase family protein, whose product MIRLLWRVVGLVLLLLAGLAVLFTAYRFVSLRRQSQIRRYWSQRLLWVCGVALQVKGQPIAANTLPGLVVMNHVSWLDIFALNAAMPVTFVAKSEIRRWPLLGWLVSGTGTIFIERGSRHAVRHVNHQIRHRLARGEHVGFFPEGTTSNGQNVLPFHTSLFAAALHSAQVAQGGTEQQDRAASSESAIAPVPVMPMRIRYLQNDMPSDIPAYIGNDTLVGSIVKILSHRGLQVELKYLPVIERVPPTMTRHALAAAVEQEIRQSVTPLAAPSRLF is encoded by the coding sequence ATGATTCGCCTGCTGTGGCGGGTGGTGGGGCTGGTGCTGCTATTGCTTGCAGGTCTGGCCGTTTTGTTTACGGCCTATCGCTTCGTGTCGTTGCGCCGACAATCTCAGATTCGGCGGTATTGGTCACAGCGCCTGCTGTGGGTATGTGGCGTGGCACTTCAAGTCAAAGGCCAGCCCATCGCCGCCAATACACTGCCAGGGCTGGTGGTCATGAATCATGTGTCTTGGCTCGATATCTTTGCGTTAAACGCGGCCATGCCAGTGACCTTTGTGGCCAAGTCCGAAATTCGACGCTGGCCCCTGCTGGGTTGGCTGGTGTCAGGCACCGGTACGATCTTCATTGAACGGGGTAGCCGTCATGCGGTGCGCCATGTGAATCATCAAATCCGTCATCGGCTGGCACGCGGCGAACATGTTGGGTTTTTTCCAGAAGGCACGACATCTAACGGGCAAAACGTATTGCCATTTCACACGAGTCTCTTTGCAGCGGCGCTTCACAGTGCCCAAGTCGCGCAGGGTGGGACAGAGCAGCAAGACCGCGCTGCATCTAGTGAATCCGCGATAGCACCTGTTCCCGTGATGCCAATGAGGATTCGGTACTTACAAAACGACATGCCAAGCGATATTCCGGCCTATATTGGCAACGACACTTTGGTGGGGTCAATTGTCAAAATTCTGAGCCATCGCGGACTGCAGGTGGAGCTAAAGTATTTGCCAGTGATTGAGCGTGTGCCGCCCACCATGACCCGTCACGCGCTTGCGGCGGCGGTCGAGCAAGAGATTCGTCAGTCCGTTACGCCTTTGGCTGCGCCCTCAAGACTATTTTGA
- a CDS encoding dihydroorotase: MMAPTRMMSVPAILPRLLIRGGHLLDPANQRNQISDLWIADGSLIAITPSGQALAGFEPDEVIDATGNLICPGLIDLSARLREPGFEYKATLESEMRAAIAGGVTRLVCPPDTDPPLDEPGLVEMLKHRARNLTQAHVHPLGALTAGLKGEHITEMAELSEAGCVGFSQGPIPIVNTQVLLRAMQYARTFDYSVWLYPSDPWIGRNGIAHSGVVSGRLGLPGIPVANETIALQTIFELMRSTGARVHICRISSAAGVELIRQAKEEGLRITADVGVHHLHLIDIDIADFDPNYRVVPPFRSQRDREALRAGLLDGTIDVICSDHAPIDEDAKQLPFGEAEPGVTALELLLPLTLKWAQEAKVPVDQALRLLTVAPAAVLGRDAGQLAIGAQADICIFNPNAQWQVNPKNLFSQGANTPYVGMDLQGQVNAVLVDGRCVFDRSRGGFYLGSKHAS; the protein is encoded by the coding sequence ATGATGGCACCTACCCGCATGATGTCGGTCCCCGCGATTTTGCCGCGTTTATTGATTCGTGGCGGCCATTTATTAGATCCCGCCAATCAGCGTAATCAGATATCAGATCTCTGGATTGCGGATGGCAGCCTCATCGCGATTACGCCGTCGGGGCAGGCCTTGGCGGGGTTTGAGCCCGACGAGGTCATTGACGCCACGGGCAATCTGATTTGTCCGGGACTGATTGATTTGTCGGCACGGCTTCGCGAACCCGGCTTTGAATACAAGGCCACACTAGAGTCAGAAATGCGTGCCGCAATTGCGGGCGGTGTCACGCGGCTGGTCTGTCCGCCCGATACCGATCCACCGCTGGATGAACCCGGCCTGGTGGAAATGCTCAAGCATCGCGCACGCAACCTCACCCAGGCCCACGTTCACCCACTGGGGGCCTTAACGGCGGGGCTCAAGGGCGAGCACATTACCGAGATGGCCGAGTTGTCGGAGGCTGGCTGTGTGGGCTTCTCGCAGGGCCCCATTCCAATCGTGAACACCCAGGTCTTGTTGCGGGCCATGCAATACGCCCGCACGTTTGACTATTCGGTCTGGCTCTATCCAAGCGACCCCTGGATTGGTCGCAATGGGATTGCCCACTCAGGCGTGGTCTCTGGGCGTCTTGGTCTGCCAGGAATCCCGGTGGCCAATGAGACCATCGCTCTGCAGACGATTTTCGAATTAATGCGTTCCACTGGCGCCCGAGTCCACATCTGCCGTATCTCGTCTGCTGCGGGCGTTGAACTCATCCGTCAGGCCAAAGAAGAGGGCCTGCGCATCACTGCAGATGTGGGGGTCCATCATCTGCACCTGATTGATATCGACATCGCTGATTTTGATCCGAACTATCGTGTGGTGCCGCCGTTTCGCTCTCAGCGAGACCGCGAGGCGCTTCGCGCAGGGCTGCTTGACGGCACGATTGATGTCATTTGTTCCGATCACGCCCCCATTGATGAAGACGCCAAGCAGTTGCCCTTTGGCGAGGCCGAGCCAGGTGTGACAGCGTTGGAGTTGCTGTTGCCGCTAACCCTGAAGTGGGCCCAAGAGGCCAAGGTTCCGGTGGATCAGGCGCTTCGGTTACTCACGGTGGCGCCAGCGGCGGTCTTGGGCCGTGATGCTGGTCAACTGGCCATTGGTGCTCAGGCCGACATCTGCATTTTTAATCCCAACGCCCAGTGGCAGGTGAACCCCAAGAACCTCTTTTCTCAGGGGGCCAACACGCCTTATGTGGGCATGGACCTGCAGGGCCAAGTCAATGCGGTCTTGGTGGACGGTCGCTGTGTCTTTGATCGCTCCCGGGGCGGTTTTTATCTGGGATCGAAGCACGCCTCATGA
- a CDS encoding aspartate carbamoyltransferase catalytic subunit produces MPRSIQINANGELTHLLSTEGLPKSMILKILDRAKTFLNPNDPKEVLNSSLLSGKSVFNLFFENSTRTRTTFEIAAKRLSADVVNLNVQASSTAKGESLLDTIDNLAAMKADMFVVRHGQSGAPYLIAKHVNAVAPHIRVMNAGDGRHAHPTQALLDAYTIRHFKGDFHNLRVAIVGDILHSRVARSNIHALTTLGVPEIRAIAPLTLLPSGLKEMGLQVYTDLVEGLRDVDVIIMLRLQNERMRGAMLPSTQEYFKHYGLTTEKLAVAKPDAIVMHPGPMNRGVEIDSAVADGVQSVILSQVTFGIAVRMAVMSMLAEVKP; encoded by the coding sequence ATGCCCAGGTCCATTCAAATTAACGCCAACGGCGAGCTGACACACCTGCTCAGCACCGAGGGTCTGCCGAAGTCCATGATTCTAAAAATCCTGGATCGCGCCAAGACATTTCTCAACCCCAACGACCCCAAAGAAGTGTTGAACTCTTCCTTGCTCTCCGGCAAGAGTGTGTTTAATTTGTTCTTTGAAAACTCCACCCGAACCCGCACCACGTTTGAGATTGCTGCCAAGCGGCTGTCGGCCGATGTGGTCAACTTAAATGTTCAGGCGTCTAGCACAGCAAAAGGGGAGTCACTGCTCGACACGATTGACAACTTAGCGGCAATGAAAGCCGATATGTTTGTGGTTCGCCATGGCCAGAGTGGCGCCCCCTATTTGATCGCCAAGCACGTGAATGCGGTGGCACCCCATATTCGCGTGATGAACGCCGGCGATGGCCGGCATGCGCACCCCACCCAGGCCTTGCTCGATGCCTACACGATTCGACATTTCAAGGGCGACTTTCACAACCTGCGGGTGGCCATTGTGGGCGACATTCTGCATTCACGTGTGGCGCGCTCGAATATTCATGCACTCACCACGCTGGGTGTGCCAGAGATTCGTGCCATCGCACCACTGACCCTGTTGCCCTCGGGCCTAAAAGAAATGGGGCTGCAGGTCTACACAGATTTGGTCGAGGGCCTGCGTGATGTGGATGTCATCATCATGCTGCGCTTACAAAACGAACGGATGCGTGGCGCCATGCTGCCTTCCACCCAGGAATACTTTAAACATTACGGCTTAACAACTGAGAAGCTTGCCGTTGCCAAACCCGATGCGATCGTGATGCACCCAGGCCCGATGAATCGTGGTGTCGAGATTGATTCGGCAGTGGCCGATGGAGTGCAGTCGGTGATTCTGTCTCAGGTCACCTTTGGTATTGCGGTCCGCATGGCGGTGATGAGTATGTTGGCCGAGGTAAAACCATGA
- the ruvX gene encoding Holliday junction resolvase RuvX: MPDQALGGQTLMAFDFGERRIGVAIGNTITGGARPLTVIDSERREERFARIASLLAEWAPDSLVVGLPIHPDGSPHPFAARCQRFANQLHGRFGLPVQMADERWTSALAPGIDAIDAEAAAILLQAVLDTLSTHAQVHSN, from the coding sequence ATGCCTGATCAGGCCCTTGGGGGGCAGACCCTCATGGCCTTTGATTTCGGTGAGCGTCGTATTGGGGTGGCCATTGGCAACACCATCACTGGTGGCGCGCGGCCACTCACGGTAATCGACAGCGAACGGCGCGAAGAACGTTTTGCCCGCATTGCGTCGCTGCTTGCAGAATGGGCCCCGGATTCACTCGTGGTGGGGCTGCCCATCCACCCGGACGGAAGCCCTCACCCCTTTGCGGCCCGCTGCCAGCGGTTTGCCAACCAACTCCATGGCCGTTTTGGCCTTCCGGTTCAGATGGCCGACGAGCGTTGGACATCGGCATTGGCACCGGGGATCGACGCCATTGACGCCGAGGCGGCCGCCATACTTTTGCAAGCGGTTTTAGATACACTTTCAACTCATGCCCAGGTCCATTCAAATTAA
- a CDS encoding YqgE/AlgH family protein, with protein sequence MAQHYLVAMPLLSDPQFGGTVIYLAEHTPKGAMGLVVNRQSDMTLGALLERIDVAAPSGPGGEISVSDTAQKRLADSPVYLGGPVQTDRGFVLHEPVGKWSSTLVINDMLGLTSSRDILEATATGRGPGRMFVSLGYAGWDPGQLDQELAANAWLTVPASDTSLMFDVPSEERFAYAFRILGVDPIHFSGAAGHA encoded by the coding sequence ATGGCTCAGCATTATCTCGTGGCCATGCCCCTACTGTCGGATCCCCAGTTCGGCGGCACCGTCATCTATCTTGCAGAACACACCCCAAAAGGGGCCATGGGCCTGGTGGTCAACCGCCAGTCCGACATGACCCTGGGGGCCTTGCTGGAGCGCATTGATGTGGCCGCGCCCTCTGGCCCTGGCGGTGAAATCTCGGTGTCTGACACCGCGCAAAAGCGTTTGGCGGATTCGCCCGTCTATCTGGGTGGGCCTGTTCAGACGGACCGGGGCTTTGTGTTGCATGAGCCGGTCGGCAAATGGAGCTCCACGCTGGTGATCAATGACATGCTTGGCCTGACATCTTCACGCGACATCCTGGAGGCCACGGCCACCGGCCGTGGACCTGGGCGCATGTTCGTCTCTCTCGGCTACGCGGGCTGGGACCCCGGTCAGTTAGATCAGGAGTTGGCGGCCAATGCCTGGCTGACTGTTCCCGCCTCGGATACATCGCTTATGTTTGATGTGCCTTCGGAAGAGCGATTTGCTTACGCCTTTCGCATTCTCGGGGTAGACCCCATTCACTTCTCGGGGGCCGCAGGGCATGCCTGA
- a CDS encoding deoxyribodipyrimidine photo-lyase: protein MTHSRILTSDRPETQPCSLVWIRRDLRLEDHAALAKALSYPEPIQLVFVFDQTILRAIPGADDANQPCEDRRVGFIHAAIEEISGRLSASGAHLITRYGDPRSCIPDIVKATGACRLIFAHDDEPAALARDHAVTDQLRSQSIQVESVKDQCIFERSEVLTGSATPFSVFTPYKNAWLKRFTPHDAAARATGAGQPKPGKPVGAALAQRLLPASRLGALASPVPTMASMGFRAGNLADLKIPLGESGAGTLLEEFKPRIGQYKNSRDFPGIKGPSYLSVHLRFGTVSIRELVRYAMQVQSSSPSDAEGAATWLSELIWRDFYMQILHHHPRVVGRSFKPEYDAIVWAEGDEADALFNAWCQGNTGYPLVDAGMRQLNATGYMHNRLRMVVASFLTKDLGIDWRRGEAYFAWKLNDFDLSANNGGWQWAASTGCDAQPYFRIFNPINQSEKFDGRGSFIRRYVPEIAALPDKHIHAPWLTPPLVLKEAGITMGSTYPHPIVDHDQARQKTLMRFSVVKKAKA, encoded by the coding sequence ATGACGCATTCCCGAATTCTAACGTCAGACCGCCCAGAAACACAGCCCTGCTCGCTGGTCTGGATTCGACGAGATTTACGGCTGGAAGACCATGCAGCACTCGCCAAGGCCCTGAGCTATCCGGAACCAATCCAGCTGGTCTTTGTGTTCGATCAGACAATTCTGCGCGCCATTCCAGGAGCAGACGACGCCAACCAACCCTGTGAAGATCGGCGGGTTGGTTTTATCCATGCAGCAATTGAAGAAATTTCTGGCCGACTCTCAGCATCGGGCGCTCATCTGATCACCCGCTATGGTGACCCGCGCAGTTGCATTCCGGATATTGTTAAGGCGACTGGCGCATGCCGCCTGATTTTCGCCCACGATGATGAGCCAGCCGCACTGGCCCGCGACCATGCAGTCACCGATCAGTTGCGATCACAATCCATACAAGTTGAATCGGTCAAGGATCAATGCATTTTCGAGCGCAGTGAAGTACTCACTGGATCAGCCACACCGTTTTCAGTATTTACGCCTTATAAAAACGCCTGGCTAAAACGCTTTACCCCCCACGATGCCGCAGCACGCGCCACAGGCGCAGGCCAACCAAAGCCCGGAAAACCAGTGGGCGCAGCGCTGGCACAACGTTTATTGCCCGCATCACGACTTGGTGCTCTGGCAAGCCCAGTGCCCACCATGGCATCCATGGGGTTTCGTGCGGGCAATCTGGCCGATCTAAAAATCCCCCTGGGTGAATCCGGCGCCGGAACTTTACTGGAAGAATTCAAGCCACGAATTGGCCAATACAAAAACAGTCGCGATTTCCCGGGCATCAAGGGGCCATCTTATTTATCGGTGCATCTACGGTTTGGCACGGTATCCATTCGGGAATTGGTCCGCTATGCCATGCAGGTGCAATCCAGCAGCCCGAGTGATGCCGAAGGTGCCGCTACCTGGCTTTCAGAGCTGATCTGGCGGGACTTTTACATGCAGATCTTGCACCATCACCCCAGGGTTGTGGGTCGCAGTTTTAAGCCTGAATACGATGCAATCGTTTGGGCAGAAGGCGACGAGGCTGATGCGCTATTTAACGCATGGTGCCAAGGCAACACCGGCTACCCCCTGGTCGATGCTGGTATGCGCCAGCTCAACGCCACCGGCTATATGCACAACCGCCTGCGCATGGTGGTGGCCTCTTTTCTGACCAAAGATCTGGGCATCGATTGGCGGCGTGGCGAGGCCTACTTCGCCTGGAAACTCAACGACTTTGATTTGTCCGCCAATAACGGTGGCTGGCAGTGGGCGGCATCCACCGGCTGCGATGCCCAGCCCTATTTCCGAATCTTTAACCCGATCAATCAAAGCGAAAAATTTGATGGCCGTGGCAGTTTTATTCGCCGCTATGTGCCGGAAATTGCTGCCTTGCCCGACAAACACATCCACGCCCCGTGGCTGACGCCACCCCTTGTCTTAAAAGAGGCCGGCATCACAATGGGCAGCACCTATCCCCACCCGATTGTGGATCACGATCAGGCGCGGCAAAAAACCCTAATGCGCTTTTCGGTCGTAAAAAAAGCGAAGGCATAA
- a CDS encoding rubredoxin yields the protein MKTYMCLICGWIYDEAAGWPEDGIAPGTKWEDVPITWACPECGAQKSDFEMVEV from the coding sequence ATGAAAACCTATATGTGTCTGATTTGTGGCTGGATCTACGACGAGGCAGCCGGCTGGCCAGAAGATGGGATCGCGCCGGGCACCAAGTGGGAGGATGTGCCAATCACCTGGGCCTGTCCAGAGTGCGGCGCCCAGAAATCTGATTTTGAAATGGTCGAGGTTTGA
- the hemL gene encoding glutamate-1-semialdehyde 2,1-aminomutase — protein sequence MPQQNTAKSEALFAQAQQTIPGGVNSPVRAFRSVGGTPRFFAKAQGAYGWDADGNRYVDYICSWGPAIVGHAHPDVIRAVQEAAAKGLSFGAPTAAEVEIAEWIRSHLPSMEMMRLTSSGTEATMSAIRVARGYTGRNKIIKFEGCYHGHVDSLLVKAGSGLLTFGNPTSAGVPESFAAETIVLDYNDIEAVKKCFSEIGREIAGIIVEPVAGNMNLVKPVPGFLETLRQQCDQYGAVLIFDEVMTGFRVGPQGVQGLTGIRPDLTTLGKVIGGGMPMGAFGGRKDIMQCVAPLGPVYHGGTLSGNPVAVAAGLATLKIVSAPSFYEKLTAMTTSLMQSLTQIARDAGEKNFSADSVGGMFGIYFSPATPTSFEDVNRSDREKFNRFFHAMLSRGVYLAPSAFEAGFLSIAHEGEPIAQTLVAAKESFQEIA from the coding sequence ATGCCCCAGCAAAACACCGCCAAAAGTGAAGCCCTTTTCGCACAAGCACAGCAGACCATTCCCGGGGGTGTGAATTCGCCCGTCCGCGCCTTTCGGTCGGTCGGCGGAACACCGCGTTTCTTTGCCAAGGCCCAGGGTGCCTATGGCTGGGATGCCGATGGCAATCGCTATGTCGACTATATCTGTTCATGGGGGCCAGCGATCGTGGGCCATGCCCACCCAGATGTGATTCGCGCAGTTCAAGAAGCCGCTGCAAAAGGCCTGTCATTTGGTGCGCCAACTGCCGCTGAAGTTGAGATTGCAGAATGGATCCGCAGTCACCTGCCATCCATGGAAATGATGCGGCTCACTTCTTCGGGCACCGAGGCCACCATGTCGGCAATTCGTGTGGCACGTGGCTACACTGGCCGCAACAAAATTATCAAGTTCGAGGGTTGTTATCACGGCCACGTGGATAGTCTGCTGGTGAAAGCAGGCTCTGGCCTCCTCACCTTTGGTAACCCAACCTCGGCTGGCGTGCCAGAGAGTTTCGCTGCCGAAACCATCGTGCTGGACTACAACGATATTGAAGCAGTGAAGAAGTGCTTCTCGGAAATTGGCCGTGAGATCGCCGGCATTATCGTTGAGCCTGTGGCGGGCAATATGAATCTAGTGAAGCCTGTGCCGGGCTTTTTGGAAACCCTGCGACAGCAGTGCGACCAATACGGTGCCGTTTTGATTTTCGACGAAGTCATGACCGGTTTTCGCGTTGGGCCACAGGGCGTACAGGGCCTAACCGGCATTCGGCCAGACCTGACCACACTGGGCAAGGTCATTGGCGGAGGTATGCCCATGGGAGCGTTTGGTGGCCGCAAAGACATCATGCAATGTGTGGCACCACTTGGCCCCGTGTATCACGGCGGCACACTGTCAGGAAACCCAGTGGCCGTGGCTGCGGGATTGGCCACACTTAAAATTGTCAGCGCCCCCAGCTTTTATGAAAAATTAACCGCCATGACAACATCGCTCATGCAGAGCCTGACGCAGATTGCGCGCGATGCTGGCGAAAAGAATTTCTCCGCAGATAGCGTTGGTGGCATGTTTGGCATTTACTTCAGCCCGGCCACGCCCACATCATTTGAGGATGTGAATCGTTCAGACCGGGAAAAATTCAACCGCTTCTTTCATGCCATGCTGTCACGCGGCGTGTACCTTGCCCCGTCTGCATTCGAGGCAGGATTTCTATCCATTGCCCACGAAGGCGAGCCGATTGCACAGACCCTGGTCGCTGCCAAAGAAAGCTTCCAGGAAATTGCCTAA
- the gluQRS gene encoding tRNA glutamyl-Q(34) synthetase GluQRS — MIQRGRFAPSPTGPLHMGSLTTALASWLDARASGGKWFVRIEDIDQPRETPGATQEILKQLRAHGLHWDAWPDDGAAQDGVLFQHQRLGAYQDALERLIALGLAYPCTCSRKKLQHAIEVGKTQYNPDGEILYPGFCTPATPETRSIDETAQWFHEHDGEGIAWRFRNHNGDDFVLKRADGFWAYQLAVVVDDAYQGITKIIRGDDLFHAAPRQSALRYALGYHEPDVFHVPVVKNEQGEKLSKQTKAMPLRTDDEKIISLQLECAWSHLELHMSVRWVARVRPIYLRLAMQPKQMA, encoded by the coding sequence GTGATTCAACGCGGCCGCTTCGCTCCTTCTCCCACCGGACCCCTGCATATGGGGTCGCTCACCACGGCGCTGGCCAGCTGGTTAGATGCCCGTGCCAGCGGGGGCAAGTGGTTCGTGCGCATTGAAGACATTGATCAGCCCAGAGAAACGCCGGGCGCAACACAGGAAATTCTCAAGCAACTCCGGGCCCACGGGCTGCACTGGGACGCCTGGCCAGACGATGGTGCCGCCCAAGATGGTGTGCTGTTTCAACATCAACGTCTGGGGGCTTATCAAGACGCACTCGAGCGACTTATCGCCCTTGGCCTAGCCTACCCCTGCACCTGTTCACGCAAGAAACTCCAACACGCCATTGAGGTGGGCAAGACACAGTACAACCCCGATGGCGAAATTCTCTACCCCGGCTTTTGTACCCCCGCCACGCCAGAGACAAGATCAATCGACGAGACGGCCCAATGGTTTCATGAGCATGATGGCGAAGGCATTGCTTGGCGTTTTCGCAATCACAATGGAGATGACTTTGTACTAAAACGTGCTGATGGTTTTTGGGCCTATCAGCTCGCGGTCGTGGTCGATGACGCCTATCAAGGCATCACGAAAATTATTCGGGGTGACGATTTATTTCATGCCGCCCCAAGGCAGAGCGCCCTGCGCTATGCGCTTGGTTATCACGAGCCAGATGTCTTTCACGTGCCCGTGGTGAAAAACGAGCAGGGAGAAAAACTATCCAAACAAACCAAGGCCATGCCCCTGCGAACCGATGATGAAAAAATTATTTCACTGCAGTTGGAATGCGCCTGGTCTCACTTAGAACTCCATATGTCAGTGCGCTGGGTGGCGCGTGTGCGGCCCATTTATCTGCGGCTTGCCATGCAGCCCAAGCAAATGGCTTAG
- a CDS encoding DEAD/DEAH box helicase: MSFDSFGLHPDLMRAIAEAGYTTPTPIQAQAIPVVIEGKDVMGAAQTGTGKTAAFTLPILQRLMANANTSASPARHPVRALMLAPTRELADQIAQNVTQYAKYVPLRSAVVFGGIDMAPQTAALRSGIEILIATPGRLLDHVQQKTVSLASVSVLVLDEADRMLDMGFLPDLQRIVNLLPKARQSLLFSATFSPEIRKLAKTFLNDSPVVIEVAARNATAENVSQVVYTVDRSDLKRAAVAHLVKSMGLRQVIVFTNTKIGASRLARELQKEGIPADAIHGDKSQSERLATLEKFKKGEVEVMVATDVAARGLDIAELPAVINYDLPYSPEDYVHRIGRTGRAGASGKAMSLMLAEDQRLLSDIEKLVKKTITKEKLVFDHAELSARDASRDASRERPAGRSRRERFDSDEHASRAPVRPTPRFAAKTAAPADPIFSQPYEPKPVSVAQAAAQAAAAPTAPAARPGISGIKRAPKPVSALLGGKPKSSS; the protein is encoded by the coding sequence TGCGGGCAATTGCCGAAGCCGGCTACACAACGCCCACCCCCATTCAAGCACAAGCCATTCCCGTCGTGATCGAGGGCAAGGACGTGATGGGGGCTGCCCAGACCGGTACCGGTAAAACGGCTGCCTTTACCCTGCCGATCTTGCAGCGGCTGATGGCCAATGCCAACACCAGCGCCTCGCCCGCCCGCCACCCGGTGCGCGCCCTGATGCTTGCTCCCACCCGTGAGCTTGCCGACCAGATCGCGCAAAACGTTACCCAGTACGCAAAGTATGTGCCACTGCGCAGCGCTGTGGTGTTTGGCGGTATTGACATGGCCCCACAGACGGCAGCATTACGCAGCGGCATTGAAATTCTGATTGCCACACCAGGCCGACTACTTGATCACGTCCAGCAAAAAACAGTCTCCTTGGCATCGGTCTCGGTGTTGGTTCTTGATGAAGCCGATCGCATGTTGGATATGGGTTTTCTGCCCGATTTGCAGCGCATTGTGAATCTGCTGCCCAAGGCCCGGCAGAGCCTGCTGTTTTCTGCAACCTTCTCGCCCGAGATTCGAAAGCTGGCGAAGACATTTTTAAATGATTCGCCCGTGGTGATTGAAGTCGCCGCCCGCAATGCCACTGCAGAAAATGTGTCGCAGGTGGTCTACACGGTCGATCGTTCGGATTTGAAGCGGGCCGCCGTGGCGCACTTGGTGAAGTCCATGGGGCTGCGCCAGGTGATTGTGTTTACCAACACCAAAATCGGTGCCAGCCGTCTTGCCCGCGAGCTTCAGAAAGAGGGCATTCCTGCCGACGCCATTCACGGTGACAAATCTCAGTCAGAGCGCCTCGCCACACTCGAAAAATTTAAAAAGGGTGAAGTGGAAGTCATGGTGGCCACCGATGTGGCGGCCCGGGGCTTAGACATTGCAGAGTTGCCAGCGGTCATTAATTACGACTTGCCGTATTCGCCTGAAGACTATGTTCACCGCATTGGCCGCACGGGCCGCGCAGGGGCCAGCGGCAAGGCCATGTCCCTAATGTTGGCCGAAGATCAACGACTGCTTTCTGACATTGAAAAGCTGGTCAAAAAAACGATCACCAAAGAAAAACTCGTTTTTGATCACGCCGAGCTGTCCGCCCGTGACGCTTCCCGTGATGCATCTCGTGAGCGCCCCGCTGGCCGAAGCCGTCGAGAACGATTCGATTCCGATGAACACGCCTCGCGTGCACCGGTTCGGCCCACGCCGCGTTTTGCCGCAAAAACCGCAGCGCCTGCTGATCCAATTTTTTCTCAGCCCTATGAGCCCAAGCCAGTGTCAGTCGCGCAGGCGGCTGCGCAGGCTGCCGCGGCACCGACTGCGCCCGCAGCTCGCCCGGGAATTTCTGGCATCAAGCGGGCCCCTAAGCCAGTCTCAGCCTTGTTGGGTGGCAAGCCCAAATCATCAAGCTAA